In Pungitius pungitius chromosome 2, fPunPun2.1, whole genome shotgun sequence, a single window of DNA contains:
- the pah gene encoding phenylalanine-4-hydroxylase codes for MDAAYKRVNGDHGPEEPDTGRRRRGSMYLEEETSKKSEVISCIFSLKEGVGALAKGLRLFEEKGINLTHIESRPSRMNSDQFEFFINVDASCSQALDEVIDGLRTQISGHVHELTRNKQKDTVPWFPNDIQDLDRFANQILSYGSELDSDHPGFTDAVYRARRKEFADIAYNYRHGQVIPRVEYTAEEKATWGTVFKELKTLYPTHACREHNRVFPLLEQYCGYRQDNIPQLEDVSRFLQSCTGFRLRPVAGLLSSRDFLAGLAFRVFHSTQYIRHGSKPTYTPEPDVCHELLGHVPLFADSSFAQFSQEIGLASLAAPDEFIEKLATVYWFTVEFGLCKQGSEVKAFGAGLLSSFGELQYCLSDQPKILPFDPAKTSLQKYPITEYQPVYFVADSFEDAKERVRKFAATIPRPFTVRYNAYTQSIEVLDNNQQLRKLADSINSEMDKLCEALKKLD; via the exons ATGGACGCCGCGTACAAGAGAGTGAACGGAGACCACGGGCCCGAGGAGCCGGACACCGGG cggaggaggaggggctccATGTACCTGGAAGAGGAGACCAGCAAGAAGTCCGAGGTGATCTCCTGCATCTTCTCCCTAAAGGAAGGGGTCGGGGCTTTGGCCAAGGGCCTGCGGCTCTTCGAG GAGAAAGGCATCAACCTGACTCACATCGAGTCGCGTCCGTCGCGCATGAACAGCGACCAGTTCGAGTTCTTCATCAACGTGGACGCCTCCTGCTCCCAGGCCCTGGACGAGGTCATCGACGGCCTGCGCACGCAGATCAGCGGCCACGTGCACGAGCTGACGCGCAACAAACAGAAGGACACGG TGCCGTGGTTCCCCAACGACATCCAGGACCTGGACCGCTTCGCCAACCAGATCCTCAGTTATGGCTCCGAGCTGGATTCTGATCACCCG ggCTTCACAGATGCAGTGTACAGAGCCCGCAGGAAGGAGTTTGCCGACATCGCCTACAACTACAGACA cggccaGGTCATCCCTCGGGTGGAGTACACGGCGGAGGAGAAGGCCACGTGGGGGACGGTGTTCAAGGAGCTGAAGACGCTGTACCCGACCCACGCCTGCCGCGAGCACAACCGCGTCTTCCCCCTGCTGGAGCAGTACTGCGGCTACAGGCAGGACAACATCCCGCAGCTGGAGGACGTGTCCCGCTTCCTGCAGT cgTGCACGGGCTTCCGGCTCCGCCCGGTGGCCGGCCTGCTCTCGTCCCGCGACTTCCTGGCCGGGCTCGCCTTCCGCGTCTTTCATTCCACGCAGTACATCCGCCACGGCTCCAAGCCCACGTACACGCCTGAGCc GGACGTCTGCCACGAGCTCCTGGGACACGTTCCTCTGTTCGCCGACTCCAGTTTCGCTCAATTCTCCCAG GAAATCGGTCTGGCCTCCCTCGCCGCCCCCGATGAGTTCATCGAGAAACTCGCCACT GTCTACTGGTTCACCGTGGAGTTCGGCCTGTGCAAGCAGGGCTCCGAGGTCAAAGCGTTCGGCGCCGGCTTGCTGTCATCGTTTGGCGAGCTGCAG TACTGCCTGTCGGACCAGCCCAAGATCCTGCCCTTTGACCCCGCCAAGACCAGCCTCCAGAAGTACCCCATCACAGAGTACCAGCCCGTCTACTTTGTGGCAGACAGCTTCGAGGACGCCAAAGAGAGAGTGAG GAAATTTGCGGCCACCATCCCGAGGCCCTTCACGGTGCGCTACAACGCCTACACCCAGAGCATCGAGGTGCTGGACAACAACCAGCAGCTCCGCAAACTGGCCGACAGCATCAACA GCGAGATGGATAAACTGTGCGAAGCCCTGAAGAAACTGGATTAA
- the th2 gene encoding tyrosine hydroxylase 2 produces the protein MKTESGAQAAPFAGRKQSLIEDARRERGSGSAGSPGPSRRADGLVFEEKDGRVAINVLFALGGEKHAGFFKTGKIFETFEAKLLHIESRPGRKTKNGAADLEFFMKCEVHSADLDVFINSLKRVVDDVRSVPEEMVPWFPRQIKDLDRCNMLITKFDPEMDQDHPGHSDPEYRKRRAFISELASTYKQGEPLPTVEYAAEEVSTWRHVYRQLRGIYPGLACRQFLDGLQQLEEEAGYGEDRIPQLREVSAFLKDKTGFQLRPVAGLLSARDFLCSLAFRVFQCTQYIRHSSAPMHSPEPDCCHELLGHIPMLADKEFAQFSQEIGLASLGASDEDIEKLSTLYWFTVEFGLCKQNGAVKAYGAGLLSSYGELVYALSNEPEYKPFDPEETATQPYQDQTYQPVYFVSESFEDAKTKMRRYSATIKRPFAVRYDPFTCSVEVLDRPGKIQISLSQVREDLKTLESALEKFS, from the exons ATGAAGACGGAGAGCGGGGCGCAGGCGGCACCGTTCGCCGGGAGGAAGCAGAGCCTGATCGAGGACGCCCGGCGGGAGCGCGGCAGCGGCTCCGCGGGCTCCCCGGGGCCCTCCCGCCGCGCGGACGGGCTCGTGTTCGAGGAGAAGGACGGGCGGGTCGCGATCAACGTCCTGTTCGCGCTCGGCGGGGAGAAACACGCGGGATTCTTCAAAACCGGGAAAATATTCGAG ACGTTCGAGGCCAAACTTCTGCACATCGAGAGCCGCCCGGGGAGGAAGACGAAGAACGGCGCCGCTGACCTGGAGTTCTTCATGAAGTGCGAGGTGCACAGCGCCGACCTGGACGTCTTCATCAACTCACTGAAGAGGGTGGTCGACGACGTGCGCTCCGTTCCAGAGGAAATGG TTCCATGGTTCCCCCGACAGATAAAAGACCTCGACAGGTGCAACATGTTAATAACCAAATTTGACCCAGAGATGGACCAGGATCATCCA ggacacAGCGACCCAGAGTACAGAAAAAGACGGGCGTTCATCTCGGAGCTCGCCTCCACGTACAAACA GGGGGAGCCGCTGCCCACCGTGGAGTACGCGGCGGAGGAAGTGTCCACATG GAGGCACGTCTACCGGCAGCTGAGGGGCATCTATCCCGGTCTGGCCTGCAGACAGTTCCTGGAcgggctgcagcagctggaggaggaggccggctACGGAGAGGACCGCATCCCTCAGCTCAGGGAGGTGTCCGCCTTCCTCAAAG ACAAAACCGGCTTCCAGCTGCGTCCGGTCGCCGGCCTGCTGTCGGCCAGAGACTTCCTGTGCAGTCTGGCCTTCAGGGTGTTTCAGTGCACGCAGTACATCCGCCACTCCTCTGCGCCCATGCACTCCCCCGAGCC AGACTGCTGCCACGAGCTCCTGGGCCACATCCCCATGCTGGCGGACAAAGAGTTTGCGCAGTTCTCCCAG GAGATCGGGCTGGCCTCGCTCGGAGCTTCAGATGAAGACATTGAGAAGCTCTCGACG TTGTATTGGTTCACGGTGGAGTTCGGCCTCTGCAAGCAGAACGGGGCGGTGAAGGCCTACGGCGCCGGACTCCTGTCGTCCTACGGGGAGCTCGTG TACGCCCTGTCGAACGAGCCGGAGTACAAGCCGTTCGACCCCGAGGAGACGGCGACGCAGCCGTACCAGGACCAGACCTACCAGCCCGTTTACTTCGTCTCGGAGAGCTTCGAGGACGCCAAGACCAAGATGAG GAGATACTCTGCAACCATCAAGCGCCCCTTTGCCGTTCGCTACGACCCCTTCACCTGCAGCGTGGAGGTTCTGGATCGGCCCGGCAAGATCCAGATCAGCCTGAGCCAGGTGAGGGAAGACCTGAAGACCCTTGAGAGCGCCCTGGAGAAGTTCAGCTGA